A genomic region of Photobacterium swingsii contains the following coding sequences:
- a CDS encoding ATP-binding protein, protein MRWSQLNFRRRLLIIMTMSGLLELFVLSGAGFSYIKKWESTDLGEKAIGIAEYIAQTPEIIQAVELQDTKVLREGVERFRIAIGAAFIVVGDHQGVRLAHPIAERIGKPMRGGDNNKALKYGQSYISYAKGSMGHSVRGKTAIFDAQGNIIGVVSVGYLLTGIHDKLLPFLMFLIVMAIIVVIANGLLASMLAKRFQRALLGFEPEEISRLYAEQAAIMATIREGIVCIDNRGYLRAINRSACAMLGVDKASAIDKPIQQSLPDSRLERLLSTQQAEHDVELFLNGKEVVANREPLFQADKQIGAVASFRLKNEITELNLQLSKVTEYAELLRAQTHEHRNKLNTIAGLIQLGAYDDVCQFIGQESLHYQSLIGFLRDAITEPLIAGLLLGKSERARELGMTLVIDEGCHLERLPPHIAAEDIVTIVGNLIDNAFDATLSAKHTNGQVHIHISDYGQDIIIEVEDRGVGIPVGENADLWLQRGVSSKKKSNHGVGLYLVSQLMKKYGGQLEMENSATNVPLASEQVATGARFTLYLPKSEPSDACNTQV, encoded by the coding sequence ATGCGTTGGAGCCAACTCAATTTTCGCCGTCGGCTGCTGATTATCATGACAATGTCTGGGTTGCTCGAATTGTTCGTGCTTTCAGGGGCAGGCTTTAGCTATATCAAAAAATGGGAATCTACCGACTTAGGTGAAAAGGCAATTGGTATTGCAGAGTATATTGCTCAAACGCCTGAGATTATACAGGCTGTTGAGTTACAAGACACTAAGGTATTACGGGAAGGCGTCGAACGTTTCCGTATCGCAATTGGCGCTGCTTTTATTGTGGTCGGTGATCACCAAGGCGTGCGGCTTGCTCACCCTATTGCAGAGCGCATTGGTAAACCGATGCGTGGGGGAGACAATAATAAAGCCCTTAAATATGGTCAGTCTTACATCTCTTATGCGAAAGGCTCGATGGGGCACTCTGTTCGCGGAAAGACCGCCATTTTTGATGCTCAAGGCAATATTATCGGGGTGGTCTCCGTTGGCTACTTACTCACAGGGATCCACGATAAATTACTGCCTTTTTTGATGTTTTTAATTGTGATGGCAATTATTGTGGTCATCGCGAATGGTTTGTTGGCCAGTATGCTAGCAAAGCGTTTTCAGCGTGCCTTATTAGGGTTTGAGCCTGAAGAAATTAGTCGTTTATATGCAGAGCAAGCGGCGATCATGGCAACGATTCGGGAAGGGATTGTTTGTATTGATAATCGTGGATACCTACGTGCGATTAACCGCAGTGCTTGTGCCATGCTGGGGGTCGACAAGGCATCGGCCATAGATAAGCCGATTCAACAAAGTTTGCCGGATAGTCGATTAGAGCGATTATTATCGACGCAACAAGCAGAACATGATGTTGAACTATTTCTCAATGGTAAAGAGGTCGTTGCCAATCGAGAGCCGCTATTTCAGGCGGATAAGCAAATAGGGGCGGTGGCCAGTTTTCGTTTGAAAAATGAAATAACAGAGCTTAATCTTCAGTTGTCAAAAGTGACTGAATACGCAGAATTGTTACGGGCACAAACCCACGAGCACAGAAACAAATTAAACACGATAGCGGGGTTAATCCAACTTGGTGCGTATGATGATGTGTGCCAATTTATAGGTCAAGAAAGCCTGCATTATCAGAGTTTAATTGGGTTCTTACGTGATGCCATCACAGAGCCATTAATTGCTGGCCTTTTGTTAGGAAAAAGTGAGCGAGCCCGTGAACTAGGTATGACACTCGTGATTGATGAAGGCTGCCATTTAGAAAGGTTACCGCCTCATATTGCTGCGGAAGATATTGTTACCATAGTGGGAAATCTGATTGATAATGCTTTTGATGCCACCTTGTCTGCTAAACACACGAATGGTCAAGTGCATATTCATATCAGTGATTATGGTCAGGATATTATCATTGAAGTGGAAGACCGAGGTGTTGGGATCCCTGTCGGGGAAAATGCCGATTTATGGTTACAGCGTGGTGTGTCTTCGAAGAAAAAATCTAATCATGGGGTTGGGCTTTACCTGGTCTCACAATTAATGAAAAAGTACGGTGGACAGCTAGAGATGGAAAACAGTGCGACCAATGTACCATTAGCCAGTGAGCAAGTAGCGACAGGGGCACGATTTACCCTTTATCTGCCAAAGAGTGAGCCAAGCGATGCGTGTAATACCCAAGTATAG